A section of the Polynucleobacter sp. AP-Jannik-300A-C4 genome encodes:
- a CDS encoding pyridoxal phosphate-dependent aminotransferase — protein MKPILKSEKLNHVCYDIRGPVLELAQRMEEEGHKIIKLNIGNVGVFGFDPPEEIQLDMIRNLGNASAYSDSKGIFAARKAIMQYCQEKGIQGVTLDDIYTGNGVSELIVLAMNALLNNGDEVLVPAPDYPLWTAAVSLSGGTPVHYLCDESKEWAPDLADLRKKITPRTKAIVVINPNNPTGAIYSKEVLTELTSIAREHGLILFADEIYDKMLYDQEKHISLASLSTDVVTITFNGLSKNYRSCGYRAGWMIVSGDKEMIRDYIEGLNMLSSMRLCANVPGQYAIQTALGGYQSINDLVNEGGRLAKQRELAWKLITEIPGVTCVKPKSALYLFPKLDPEMYPIEDDQQFVADLLKEEKVLLVQGSGFNWGKPDHFRLVFLPHEDVLNEAIGRLARFLERYRQKHSRKAANSTATKAS, from the coding sequence GTGAAACCGATCCTAAAGTCCGAAAAACTCAATCACGTCTGCTATGACATTCGTGGGCCCGTGCTGGAGCTTGCTCAGCGCATGGAGGAGGAGGGTCACAAAATTATCAAATTAAACATCGGTAATGTAGGTGTTTTTGGCTTTGATCCCCCAGAAGAGATTCAGTTGGACATGATCCGTAATTTGGGTAATGCCTCAGCGTACTCCGATTCCAAGGGAATTTTTGCGGCTCGTAAGGCCATCATGCAGTATTGCCAAGAAAAAGGCATCCAGGGGGTTACTTTGGATGACATTTACACCGGCAATGGCGTTTCAGAATTAATCGTCTTGGCAATGAACGCACTTCTCAATAATGGCGATGAAGTGTTGGTGCCAGCTCCTGACTATCCATTGTGGACAGCTGCTGTGAGTCTGTCTGGTGGTACCCCAGTGCATTACTTGTGTGATGAGTCCAAAGAATGGGCTCCTGATTTGGCGGATTTGCGTAAAAAGATCACGCCGCGCACTAAAGCGATTGTGGTGATTAATCCCAACAATCCAACCGGCGCCATTTACTCAAAAGAAGTATTGACTGAGTTAACCTCCATCGCCCGTGAGCATGGATTGATTCTGTTTGCCGATGAGATTTACGACAAGATGTTGTATGACCAAGAAAAGCATATCTCCTTGGCATCTTTATCTACTGATGTGGTCACCATTACCTTCAATGGTTTATCTAAGAACTACCGCTCTTGCGGCTACCGAGCTGGCTGGATGATAGTTTCTGGTGACAAAGAGATGATCCGCGATTACATCGAGGGTCTCAATATGTTGTCCTCAATGCGATTGTGTGCCAACGTACCGGGCCAGTACGCAATTCAAACGGCATTGGGTGGTTATCAAAGTATCAATGATTTGGTTAATGAGGGTGGTCGCTTAGCAAAGCAGCGTGAGCTTGCTTGGAAGCTCATTACTGAGATCCCAGGCGTGACATGCGTGAAACCAAAGTCTGCTTTGTATTTATTTCCAAAGCTTGATCCTGAGATGTATCCAATCGAGGATGATCAGCAATTTGTTGCCGATCTTTTGAAAGAAGAAAAAGTGTTGTTAGTACAAGGCTCTGGTTTTAACTGGGGCAAGCCAGATCATTTCCGTTTAGTGTTCTTACCTCATGAAGATGTGCTTAATGAGGCGATTGGTCGCCTTGCACGTTTTCTTGAGCGTTATCGTCAAAAACATAGTCGCAAAGCGGCTAATTCAACAGCAACAAAGGCATCATGA
- a CDS encoding peroxiredoxin has product MTVEIGKPMPQCAIPATSGLTFTPDSAKGKKLVIYFYPKDMTPGCTAESGEFRDNIDAFTKANTLIVGVSRDSIKSHDNFRSKLGLPFELVADTEETLCQLFGVMKLKNMYGKQVRGVERSTFLFDSSGKLTKEWRGLKVPGHVTEVLQAAQDTK; this is encoded by the coding sequence ATGACAGTAGAAATTGGTAAGCCAATGCCCCAGTGTGCAATCCCAGCAACATCAGGATTGACGTTTACTCCAGACTCAGCCAAAGGCAAAAAGCTGGTTATCTACTTTTACCCAAAAGATATGACTCCTGGCTGCACAGCAGAGTCTGGTGAATTCCGGGATAACATTGACGCCTTCACTAAAGCCAATACCTTAATCGTTGGCGTATCTCGGGATAGCATCAAATCTCACGATAACTTCCGTAGCAAACTTGGGCTGCCATTCGAGCTAGTGGCTGATACCGAAGAAACCCTCTGTCAACTCTTTGGTGTGATGAAGTTGAAAAACATGTATGGCAAACAAGTTCGTGGTGTTGAGCGTAGCACCTTCCTTTTTGACTCTTCAGGTAAGCTTACAAAAGAGTGGCGCGGCCTTAAGGTTCCTGGACATGTGACAGAGGTATTACAAGCAGCCCAAGATACTAAATAA
- a CDS encoding bifunctional UDP-4-keto-pentose/UDP-xylose synthase, which yields MKKVLILGVNGFIGHHLSKRILETTDWDVYGMDMQNDRLGDLVNHPRMHFFEGDITINKEWVEYHIRKCDVILPLVAIATPATYVQQPLKVFELDFEANLPIVRSAVKYKKHLVFPSTSEVYGMCEDGEFDPAKSNMVYGPINKPRWIYACSKQLMDRVIWGYGMEGLRFTLFRPFNWIGPGLDSIYTPKEGSSRVVTQFLGHIVRGESINVVDGGAQKRAFTYVDDGIDALMRIIDNKDGVANGKIYNIGNPKNNHSIRELANQMLEIARSIPEYAKTANEVKIVETTSGAYYGEGYQDVQNRVPAIDNTMSELGWKPTTNMSDALKNIFEAYREDVEKARHLVDNE from the coding sequence ATGAAAAAAGTACTCATTCTTGGCGTAAACGGCTTTATTGGTCATCACCTCTCAAAACGCATCCTGGAGACAACCGATTGGGATGTCTATGGCATGGATATGCAAAACGATCGCCTAGGTGATTTAGTGAACCACCCCCGCATGCATTTCTTTGAAGGTGACATCACCATCAACAAAGAATGGGTTGAGTATCACATCCGCAAATGCGACGTCATCCTACCTTTAGTAGCCATCGCGACACCGGCCACTTATGTTCAGCAACCGCTCAAAGTGTTTGAGCTCGACTTCGAAGCTAACTTACCAATCGTACGTTCAGCTGTTAAATATAAAAAGCATTTGGTATTCCCATCTACATCCGAAGTCTATGGCATGTGTGAAGATGGTGAATTTGATCCCGCTAAATCCAATATGGTTTACGGTCCAATCAATAAGCCACGGTGGATCTATGCTTGCTCTAAGCAATTGATGGATCGCGTGATCTGGGGTTACGGCATGGAAGGTCTACGCTTCACTCTCTTCCGCCCATTTAACTGGATTGGCCCAGGTCTAGATAGTATCTACACACCAAAAGAAGGCTCCTCCCGTGTAGTGACGCAATTCTTAGGTCATATTGTTCGCGGTGAATCCATCAACGTGGTTGATGGTGGTGCGCAGAAACGTGCCTTTACTTATGTTGACGATGGCATTGATGCCTTGATGCGCATCATCGATAACAAAGATGGTGTTGCAAACGGCAAGATCTACAACATCGGCAATCCCAAGAACAATCACTCTATTCGTGAACTCGCCAATCAGATGCTAGAGATTGCTCGTAGCATTCCAGAGTATGCGAAGACAGCGAATGAAGTGAAGATTGTAGAAACCACTTCTGGCGCTTACTACGGTGAAGGCTATCAAGACGTTCAAAACCGTGTACCCGCTATTGACAACACCATGAGTGAATTAGGTTGGAAGCCGACTACCAATATGAGCGACGCGCTGAAGAATATTTTCGAGGCCTATCGTGAAGATGTGGAAAAAGCACGTCACTTGGTTGATAACGAATAA
- a CDS encoding formyltransferase, producing MHAVVFAYHDVGVNCLKALIAAGIQIDLVLTHQDDPNENVWFGSVAKLCEAQQIPYITPNANELMDLVPQIQKLAPDYLFSFYYRHMIPAELLACAKIAALNMHGSLLPKYRGRAPVNWAILHGETETGATLHIMEVKPDAGDIVGQSAVSIGPDETATEVFGKVSQAAVAVMNQVLPQLVQGKVPRKSNNLAQGSYFGGRKPADGQILWQQTAQQVHNLVRAVAPPYPGAFTDWEGQRRIVARTSLIGPFPEELDLQAPGIQVVDNQVFGVCGDQRAVAILDWFPADS from the coding sequence TTGCACGCAGTCGTCTTTGCATATCACGATGTTGGTGTTAATTGCCTCAAGGCATTAATCGCTGCGGGTATCCAGATTGATTTGGTACTTACCCATCAAGATGATCCCAACGAGAATGTCTGGTTTGGTAGTGTTGCGAAGCTTTGTGAGGCGCAGCAGATTCCTTACATCACACCAAACGCAAACGAGTTAATGGATCTCGTGCCCCAGATTCAAAAACTGGCCCCTGACTATCTTTTCTCTTTTTACTATCGCCACATGATTCCGGCCGAGCTTTTGGCCTGCGCCAAAATTGCTGCGCTGAATATGCATGGCTCACTCCTACCAAAATATCGTGGCCGCGCTCCAGTGAATTGGGCCATTCTCCATGGTGAAACTGAAACGGGCGCCACATTGCACATCATGGAAGTTAAACCAGATGCAGGCGATATCGTGGGGCAATCAGCCGTCTCTATTGGTCCAGATGAAACCGCGACAGAAGTCTTTGGAAAAGTCAGCCAAGCAGCCGTAGCTGTCATGAATCAAGTCCTACCTCAGCTTGTTCAGGGCAAAGTCCCCAGAAAATCCAATAATCTGGCTCAAGGAAGCTATTTTGGAGGTCGCAAGCCCGCTGATGGCCAAATTCTGTGGCAACAGACGGCTCAGCAGGTCCATAACCTCGTGAGAGCCGTTGCACCCCCTTATCCTGGAGCCTTTACTGACTGGGAGGGTCAACGCAGGATTGTGGCCCGCACAAGCCTTATAGGCCCATTCCCAGAGGAACTAGATCTTCAGGCTCCCGGTATCCAAGTGGTTGATAATCAGGTATTCGGTGTTTGTGGCGACCAGAGAGCGGTAGCGATACTGGACTGGTTCCCAGCAGACAGCTAA
- a CDS encoding glycosyltransferase, which translates to MTANLATQACNPSLSVVIPVYNEEDGLQALFDRLYPALDAMASKRNIAYEIVFVNDGSKDRSAGILAKQVELRSDVTRAVLFHSNFGQHMAIMAGFEYSRGEYIITLDADLQNPPEEIDALVNELFKGHDYVGTIRTNRRDSFFRKFASRAMNHLREKITRITMTDQGCMLRGYSRRIVDLVRQCDESNTFIPALAYTFASNPTEISVKHEERFAGESKYSLYQLIRLNFDLVTGFSVMPLQIFSILGMLLAMAAGSLFIYLLIRRFVLGAEVEGVFTLFALTFFLIGVMLFGLGLLGEYIGRIYQQVRERPRYVVQTVLEKK; encoded by the coding sequence ATGACTGCTAATTTAGCTACCCAAGCCTGCAATCCCTCGCTCAGCGTTGTTATTCCCGTCTACAACGAGGAAGACGGTCTTCAAGCACTCTTTGATCGTTTATACCCCGCACTAGATGCGATGGCTAGCAAGCGCAACATTGCTTATGAAATAGTGTTTGTAAATGATGGCAGCAAAGATCGCTCCGCCGGCATCCTGGCCAAGCAAGTTGAATTGCGCTCTGATGTCACGCGGGCGGTTTTATTTCATAGCAACTTTGGTCAACACATGGCCATCATGGCTGGCTTTGAATACTCCCGCGGTGAATACATCATCACGCTAGATGCAGATTTACAGAATCCCCCCGAAGAAATTGATGCCTTAGTAAATGAATTATTCAAGGGTCATGACTACGTTGGCACGATTCGTACGAATCGTCGAGATAGCTTCTTTAGAAAATTTGCTTCCCGGGCCATGAATCATTTGCGGGAAAAAATTACTCGCATCACGATGACCGACCAAGGCTGCATGCTGCGCGGCTATAGCCGTCGTATTGTTGATCTTGTTCGTCAGTGTGACGAGAGCAATACATTTATTCCAGCGCTGGCCTATACCTTCGCCTCCAATCCAACTGAAATCAGCGTTAAACACGAAGAGCGTTTTGCTGGTGAATCTAAATATAGCCTCTATCAGCTTATTCGCTTGAACTTTGATTTGGTCACCGGCTTCTCCGTAATGCCTTTGCAGATTTTCTCGATCCTGGGAATGCTCTTGGCAATGGCTGCGGGTAGCCTGTTTATATACCTACTGATCCGCCGCTTTGTTCTGGGCGCTGAAGTTGAAGGAGTCTTTACACTATTTGCGCTCACCTTCTTCTTGATTGGCGTAATGCTGTTTGGTCTTGGTTTGCTCGGTGAATATATTGGCCGCATCTACCAACAGGTACGTGAGCGTCCGCGCTATGTTGTGCAAACTGTTTTAGAGAAAAAATAA
- a CDS encoding polysaccharide deacetylase family protein — translation MAKIALKVDVDTLRGTKEGVPNLARTLERFGLKATFLFSLGPDHTGWALKRVFRPGFLKKVSRTSVVEHYGIKTLLYGVLLPGPDIGKQAAAEMRAIDAAGHETGIHTWDHVAWQDAVRNRDAQWTKAQMQKSWDRFVEIFRHTPVTYGAAGWQMNEAAFEQLDQWGIKYSSDGRAEPNLMPYRFDLPSGKAKHVQYPTTLPTFDELIGIDDADEFGAVKRLLEITQSNPNDQVFTLHAELEGQKLLPAFEQLLAGWLNQGHDLVTMGELHQSWEATKQLDKIAVQPVTWGEIPNRSGELILQSS, via the coding sequence ATGGCTAAGATTGCACTCAAAGTAGATGTTGACACCCTACGCGGCACTAAAGAAGGCGTCCCCAATCTAGCGCGCACACTTGAACGCTTTGGCCTTAAAGCCACTTTTTTATTTAGCCTAGGTCCAGACCATACAGGTTGGGCGCTGAAGCGTGTCTTTAGACCAGGCTTTCTAAAGAAGGTGAGTCGCACTTCTGTTGTTGAACACTACGGTATTAAGACTTTGCTCTACGGCGTCCTCCTTCCTGGGCCAGATATTGGCAAACAAGCTGCTGCTGAAATGCGTGCGATTGATGCAGCTGGTCATGAAACTGGAATTCACACCTGGGACCATGTGGCCTGGCAAGACGCAGTGCGTAATCGTGATGCCCAATGGACTAAAGCGCAGATGCAAAAGAGCTGGGATCGCTTTGTAGAAATCTTCAGACATACACCAGTCACCTATGGTGCTGCTGGCTGGCAAATGAATGAAGCTGCTTTTGAGCAACTTGATCAATGGGGTATCAAATACTCTTCCGACGGTAGAGCCGAACCGAATTTGATGCCATATCGCTTTGACCTGCCCTCCGGTAAAGCGAAACATGTGCAATACCCAACTACCCTACCCACCTTTGATGAGTTGATTGGCATTGATGATGCAGACGAGTTTGGCGCCGTCAAAAGACTTCTTGAGATCACCCAAAGCAATCCCAATGATCAGGTATTTACTTTGCATGCGGAGCTAGAAGGTCAAAAGCTGCTACCCGCCTTTGAGCAATTGCTCGCCGGATGGTTAAACCAAGGTCACGATCTAGTAACCATGGGCGAATTGCATCAATCTTGGGAAGCAACTAAACAACTCGATAAAATAGCTGTACAACCCGTCACTTGGGGAGAAATTCCCAACCGAAGTGGCGAACTCATTTTGCAATCAAGTTAA
- a CDS encoding homoserine dehydrogenase, translating to MKPIQVGLLGIGTVGGGVFTVLERNQDEITRRAGRGIRINTVADLNVERAKELVKDRAQVVSDARAVINNPEIDIVVELIGGYGIAKDLVLEAIAAGKHVVTANKALIAVHGNEIFQAAHEKGVMVAFEAAVAGGIPIIKALREGLTANRIEWIAGIINGTTNFILSEMRDKGLDFATVLKEAQRLGYAEADPTFDIEGVDAAHKATIMSAIAFGIPMQFEKAHVEGITKLDAIDIKYAEQLGYRIKLLGIAKKTSSGVELRVHPTLIPTKRLIANVEGAMNAVQVFGDAVGTTLYYGKGAGSEPTASAVIADLVDITRLLGASPENRVPYLAFQPDAVRDITVLPMGEITTSYYLRLRVADQAGVLADITKILAAHGISIDALLQKEADEGESQTDLVALTHETKEKHMLAAIAEIQNLKTVAGEVVKIRLENLS from the coding sequence ATGAAACCGATTCAAGTTGGTCTATTAGGTATTGGCACTGTGGGTGGTGGAGTATTTACTGTTCTCGAGCGTAACCAAGATGAAATTACCCGTCGCGCTGGCCGTGGCATTCGTATTAATACAGTTGCCGATCTCAATGTAGAGCGTGCCAAAGAATTAGTAAAAGATCGCGCTCAAGTAGTGAGTGATGCTCGTGCAGTCATTAATAATCCTGAGATTGATATCGTTGTTGAGTTGATTGGTGGTTACGGTATTGCTAAAGATTTGGTGCTAGAGGCAATCGCAGCTGGCAAGCATGTAGTGACGGCTAACAAGGCCTTGATCGCCGTTCATGGCAATGAAATTTTTCAGGCTGCCCATGAAAAAGGTGTGATGGTTGCATTTGAGGCGGCTGTAGCGGGTGGTATTCCAATCATCAAGGCCTTGCGCGAAGGTTTGACTGCAAACCGTATCGAATGGATCGCTGGCATCATCAATGGCACAACCAATTTCATTCTTTCTGAGATGCGTGACAAAGGTTTAGACTTTGCAACCGTCTTAAAAGAGGCGCAGCGTTTAGGTTACGCAGAGGCCGATCCGACATTTGATATTGAAGGTGTAGACGCTGCACATAAGGCAACCATCATGAGTGCCATTGCATTTGGTATTCCAATGCAATTTGAAAAAGCGCACGTTGAGGGTATTACCAAGTTGGATGCCATCGATATTAAATACGCTGAGCAGTTGGGCTATCGCATCAAGTTACTTGGTATCGCCAAGAAGACATCTAGTGGTGTCGAATTACGTGTTCACCCAACTTTGATTCCGACTAAGCGTTTAATTGCTAACGTAGAAGGCGCTATGAATGCCGTTCAGGTATTCGGCGATGCTGTTGGTACCACGCTGTACTACGGTAAAGGCGCGGGTTCAGAGCCAACTGCTTCTGCTGTGATTGCCGACTTAGTAGATATCACGCGATTATTAGGTGCGAGCCCTGAGAACCGTGTCCCATACCTTGCTTTCCAACCAGATGCAGTGCGCGACATTACTGTATTGCCTATGGGTGAAATCACCACCAGCTACTATTTACGCTTGCGTGTAGCAGATCAGGCCGGCGTTTTAGCTGACATCACAAAAATTTTGGCAGCTCACGGCATCTCGATTGACGCGCTCTTGCAAAAAGAAGCGGACGAGGGTGAAAGCCAAACTGATTTGGTAGCTTTGACTCACGAAACTAAAGAAAAGCACATGCTAGCAGCGATTGCTGAAATCCAGAATCTAAAAACTGTTGCTGGCGAAGTAGTGAAGATCCGCTTAGAAAATCTGTCCTAA
- a CDS encoding glycosyltransferase family 39 protein, whose product MQFGQVRQSSTLNPASILILVLVYALLWFGTLNYRHLIPSDEGRYAEIAREMLVTGDWVTPRYNGYKYFEKPPLQIWATATAFNLFGIGDWQARLWTALTGFLTIVFIGFTGARIYSARAGWLAAIALASSPMWVIGGHINSLDMGLSAFLVTALCSLLLAQTSHNSSGTRRWMWACWAFMALATLSKGVIGLAIPGMVFIVYSITAWDWKIWKRLHIISGTIVFLAITAPWFVLVAQRNPEFLEFFFIHEHLQRFTQTAHSRTGPIYYFIPLLLLGFLPWIAQTPGAITQAWRERNREFSSGWLLTCWFAVIMGFFSVSQSKLPGYIIPVFPALAILVGHCLDRKLDSSNSLGLSWKLQTLFFAILGGVGFFFLDQVGKQARPDEIESYAQYVYWIIAALIALISFSLLAFIQSKRYGLKSITSFASGFFLCAIIAGTGHETLGRAVSGIDLVEKVKAGIPEKVNFYSIRILDHTVPFYLGRTMIMVESPDELEFGVKQEPQLWLPTFDAFIERWKEDQTAYALMVPEQYIELQKLNIPMQEVGRDSRRVIVKHPELLSNSAQ is encoded by the coding sequence ATGCAGTTTGGCCAAGTGCGGCAATCCAGCACCCTAAACCCAGCATCTATTTTGATACTGGTTCTTGTGTATGCCTTGCTATGGTTTGGAACCTTGAACTACCGTCATCTCATTCCATCTGACGAAGGGCGTTACGCCGAGATTGCTCGTGAGATGCTTGTCACTGGAGATTGGGTTACTCCTCGCTATAACGGCTACAAGTATTTTGAAAAACCCCCATTACAAATTTGGGCTACCGCTACCGCCTTTAATCTTTTTGGCATCGGTGATTGGCAGGCGCGCTTATGGACTGCGCTCACTGGTTTTCTAACGATTGTATTTATTGGATTTACGGGGGCACGGATCTATAGCGCACGAGCAGGTTGGTTAGCTGCTATCGCTTTAGCATCGAGCCCAATGTGGGTGATTGGTGGCCACATCAACTCGCTGGATATGGGATTGTCAGCATTTTTAGTTACTGCCCTCTGCAGTCTTTTATTGGCACAAACTTCTCATAACTCGAGTGGCACCAGGAGATGGATGTGGGCTTGCTGGGCCTTCATGGCTCTAGCAACCCTATCGAAAGGCGTGATTGGACTAGCTATACCAGGAATGGTTTTTATTGTTTATTCCATTACTGCATGGGACTGGAAAATCTGGAAGCGTCTTCACATTATTAGCGGCACCATTGTATTTTTAGCAATTACTGCGCCCTGGTTTGTTCTGGTAGCGCAACGCAATCCAGAGTTTCTGGAGTTCTTCTTTATTCATGAGCACCTGCAACGTTTTACGCAAACAGCCCATAGCAGAACCGGCCCGATTTATTACTTCATCCCACTGCTACTACTAGGCTTTTTGCCATGGATTGCACAAACCCCTGGTGCTATTACTCAAGCTTGGCGAGAGCGTAATCGCGAGTTCTCCAGCGGCTGGTTACTGACCTGTTGGTTTGCCGTGATCATGGGCTTCTTTAGCGTCTCTCAATCGAAGTTACCTGGCTATATCATCCCAGTCTTTCCGGCACTCGCAATACTTGTTGGGCATTGCTTAGATCGCAAATTAGACTCTAGCAATTCACTGGGATTGTCTTGGAAGTTACAAACCCTCTTCTTTGCAATTTTGGGTGGAGTTGGATTTTTCTTTTTGGATCAGGTTGGAAAACAAGCCCGGCCTGATGAGATTGAATCCTATGCGCAATATGTCTATTGGATCATCGCAGCACTGATTGCATTGATTTCATTTAGCCTCTTAGCATTTATTCAAAGCAAGCGCTATGGATTAAAGAGCATCACGAGTTTTGCTAGTGGGTTTTTTCTCTGCGCAATCATCGCCGGTACGGGACATGAAACTCTCGGTCGCGCAGTCTCTGGCATTGACCTGGTGGAAAAGGTGAAGGCCGGCATTCCAGAGAAAGTGAACTTTTATTCCATAAGAATCCTAGACCATACGGTGCCCTTCTATTTAGGAAGAACCATGATCATGGTGGAGTCTCCGGATGAGTTGGAGTTTGGTGTGAAACAAGAACCCCAATTGTGGCTTCCCACCTTTGATGCCTTTATCGAGCGCTGGAAGGAAGATCAAACCGCGTATGCCTTAATGGTCCCCGAGCAATACATTGAGTTACAAAAATTAAATATCCCAATGCAAGAAGTGGGGAGAGATTCTCGGCGCGTCATTGTTAAACACCCAGAATTACTAAGTAACTCTGCACAATAA
- a CDS encoding DegT/DnrJ/EryC1/StrS aminotransferase family protein yields the protein MSANSNSLPFIPFTRPHFNQETIDAVAEVLRSGWVTSGPKLAEFEATLSEYFGGRPVRCFANGTATMKIALQVAGIGPGDEVITTPISWVATSNVILSVGAKPVFVDIDPVSHNIDLNKVVAAITPKTRAIMPVYLAGLPVNMDQLYDLAKQYKLRVIEDAAQAFGSQWKGQKIGSIGDLVSFSFQANKNLSTVEGGCLVLNNADEAKLAEKFRLQGLTRQGIDGMDVDVLGGKDNLTDVNAVIGLHQLKQLPTFQARRSTLARMYFDAIRTEINSAGLGDLNLELPVANFSDSNWHMFQVVLPLEQLNVDRAQVMTELKDLGIGTGVHYPIITGFMLYQKLGYQVDATPNAQRIGRSILTLPLFPGMADEDIGRIASALVGILKKHRKN from the coding sequence ATGTCAGCCAATTCAAATTCTCTGCCATTTATTCCGTTTACGCGCCCGCACTTTAATCAAGAAACAATTGATGCAGTTGCAGAAGTATTGCGCTCTGGTTGGGTAACCTCAGGACCGAAGTTGGCAGAATTTGAAGCCACCTTGAGCGAATACTTTGGCGGACGCCCAGTGCGGTGTTTTGCCAATGGCACTGCCACCATGAAAATCGCTCTGCAGGTTGCTGGTATTGGTCCAGGCGATGAAGTAATTACTACCCCGATTTCTTGGGTAGCTACCTCCAATGTCATTCTGAGTGTTGGTGCAAAACCCGTGTTTGTCGATATCGATCCCGTGAGCCACAACATCGACTTAAATAAAGTGGTGGCAGCCATAACACCAAAGACGCGCGCCATCATGCCAGTCTATTTAGCTGGTTTACCTGTCAACATGGATCAACTCTATGACTTGGCCAAGCAATACAAACTGCGGGTGATTGAAGATGCTGCACAAGCATTTGGATCGCAGTGGAAGGGTCAAAAGATTGGCAGTATTGGTGATCTCGTGAGTTTTAGTTTTCAGGCAAATAAAAATTTATCCACTGTTGAGGGTGGCTGCCTTGTTCTTAATAATGCAGATGAAGCAAAGCTTGCGGAGAAGTTTCGTCTGCAAGGCCTTACCCGCCAAGGCATAGATGGTATGGACGTTGATGTCCTTGGTGGTAAGGATAATTTGACAGATGTAAATGCTGTGATTGGTTTACATCAACTCAAACAGTTACCAACATTTCAGGCACGTAGAAGTACTTTAGCAAGAATGTACTTCGATGCAATTCGCACTGAAATAAATTCCGCCGGCTTAGGTGATCTCAATCTAGAACTTCCTGTAGCAAACTTTAGCGATAGCAACTGGCATATGTTCCAGGTCGTACTACCTCTCGAACAACTGAATGTGGATCGCGCGCAGGTAATGACTGAACTCAAAGATCTAGGTATTGGTACAGGCGTTCATTACCCCATCATTACTGGATTTATGCTTTACCAAAAGCTAGGTTACCAAGTTGATGCCACCCCTAATGCGCAGCGTATTGGTCGCTCGATTTTGACCCTTCCCCTCTTCCCGGGAATGGCCGATGAAGATATTGGCCGTATAGCTAGCGCTTTAGTGGGAATTTTGAAAAAACATCGCAAAAACTAA
- a CDS encoding Mth938-like domain-containing protein, with protein sequence MKLQSDPHSGANTITGYGDGYIEINKIPYSHAVLLSSDGEILEWSVGSFEELSPADFAKMASLKPELIIIGTGKRQRFPKPELLKTLIEAKLGFEVMDSQAACRTYNILVGEGRQVLLALIVEPI encoded by the coding sequence GTGAAGCTTCAATCTGACCCCCATTCCGGAGCCAATACGATCACCGGTTACGGCGATGGCTACATCGAGATCAATAAGATCCCCTACAGTCACGCGGTTTTATTGAGCTCGGATGGTGAAATCCTTGAGTGGTCAGTGGGCTCCTTTGAGGAGCTAAGTCCTGCTGATTTCGCCAAAATGGCTTCTCTCAAGCCCGAATTAATCATTATTGGTACTGGCAAACGCCAGCGCTTCCCGAAGCCTGAGCTTTTAAAAACCCTCATAGAGGCTAAGCTTGGCTTTGAAGTTATGGATTCTCAAGCGGCTTGTCGAACTTACAACATTCTTGTTGGCGAAGGTCGCCAGGTGTTACTTGCCCTCATTGTGGAACCTATCTAA